The Lactuca sativa cultivar Salinas chromosome 2, Lsat_Salinas_v11, whole genome shotgun sequence genome includes a window with the following:
- the LOC111898675 gene encoding uncharacterized protein LOC111898675 — protein sequence MDEEGTQYHARVFNQNFSRFRHLLKEDESYIVIKANMAAVTNGFSYTSHKQTLTLDWKSILKKCDDFSGPVNGFMFVDFNSIIEQTCPRDTFFDVIGQIVSFSPLEISNPVESKHYIKLTLSNLDSVHLKVTIFGSQTYQMSEYLKNNPTVNCAVIVMQFLKLNIWNGIGEAKSHFEVTKLFINSDIYEINEFKNKLKCHDNFDDFNDNFPLKTLCEITEPIKEMKFLLVSSIVNIRLNLPWYIIPINVQDCTGTIGLTLFDREAKRLLNISAYELKKIHEARPETVMDYFQLYVALSRVQGREGLELLILDKDDKLTNKTFNVVYKEVFRNL from the exons ATGGACGAGGAG ggtACACAATACCATGCTCGTGTCTTCAATCAGAATTTCTCCAGATTTCGTCATCTTTTAAAGGAAGATGAAAGTTATATAGTTATAAAAGCCAATATGGCTGCTGTTACTAATGGTTTTAGTTATACAAGTCATAAACAAACCTTAACTTTGGATTGGAAAAGCATCCTAAAAAAATGTGATGATTTCTCGGGTCCGGTCAATGGATTTATGTTTGTTGATTTTAATTCTATCATAGAACAAACATGCCCAAGAGACACATTCTTTG ATGTTATTGGACAGATTGTGTCATTCAGCCCTCTTGAAATTTCAAATCCAGTAGAATCCAAACATTATATAAAACTCACTCTTAGCAACCTAGA tTCTGTACATCTGAAAGTTACTATTTTTGGAAGTCAAACATATCAAATGTCAGAATACCTAAAAAATAACCCGACGGTTAATTGTGCTGTTATCGTGATGCAGTTTTTGAAGCTAAACATTTGGAATG GTATTGGTGAAGCTAAAAGTCATTTTGAAGTAACGAAATTGTTCATAAATTCTGACATTTATGAAATAAATGAGTTTAAAAATAA ATTGAAATGTCATGACAATTTCG ATGACTTTAATGACAATTTTCCATTAAAAACACTTTGTGAGATCACCGAACCAATTAAG GAAATGAAGTTTTTATTAGTTTCTTCCATTGTTAATATAAGGCTGAATCTACCATG GTATATAATTCCAATCAACGTACAAGATTGTACTGGAACCATTGGATTGACTCTTTTTGATAGGGAAGCAAAGAGGCTGTTAAATATAAGTGCATACGAGTTGAAAAAGATACATGAAGCG AGGCCGGAGACAGTCATGGATTATTTCCAATTGTATGTTGCCTTATCTAGAGTTCAGGGCAGAGAGGGATTAGAATTATTAATTTTAGATAAAGATGACAAACTCACAAATAAAACTTTCAATGTTGTTTATAAGGAAGTTTTTCGAAATTTGTAG